In Paenibacillus guangzhouensis, a single window of DNA contains:
- the recG gene encoding ATP-dependent DNA helicase RecG, translated as MEQLDLKQISLRKVSGVSAPKELELHAFGILSVADLLEYYPYRYEDYRLRDLTEVKDGEKVTVEGKVASPPVVSRFGKNKSRMTCKVMIGDFLVTATWFNRHFLQEQIIAGREIVLTGKWEQKRMQITVADSEFPDRGAGRKGTLQPVYTVGGKITQTWMRKTMVQALTQFGAMIEEVLPYDLVERYHFMPRKQAIALIHHPQNTEEGQQARKRMVYEELFMFQLKLQAFRTLTRERMDGIAHQVENRTVREFVRSLPFELTDAQKQVVTEILSDLRSPSCMNRLLQGDVGSGKTVVAAIALFATVRAGYQGALMVPTEILAEQHMRSLQKLFEPHGIQVGLLTGSVTGRKRKDLLASLQMGMIDIVVGTHALIQEDVFFRQLGLVVTDEQHRFGVNQRSVLRRKGMNPDVLTMTATPIPRTLAISAFGDMDVSTISERPKGRKPIQTFWVKHSMLERVLGFIRKEVDQGRQAYMICPLIEESEKIDVQNAIDLHVQIQQALPHYLVGLLHGRMSAQEKEEVMQRFSRNEVQVLISTTVIEVGVDVPNSTLMIVMDADRFGLSQLHQLRGRVGRGEHQSYCILIADPKSEVGQQRMQVMTETDDGFEVSRRDLELRGPGDFFGTKQSGLPEFRLADMVADFAVLEQARDDAAKLVNDADFWTSAAYIGLRKFLQREQIFQGDLLD; from the coding sequence ATGGAACAGTTAGATTTGAAACAAATTTCATTACGTAAAGTTAGTGGCGTGAGTGCTCCGAAGGAATTAGAGCTTCACGCCTTTGGCATTTTATCGGTAGCAGATTTGCTCGAATATTACCCCTACCGCTACGAGGACTATCGGCTAAGAGATTTAACCGAAGTGAAGGATGGCGAGAAAGTCACGGTGGAAGGGAAGGTTGCTAGCCCTCCCGTCGTATCTCGATTCGGCAAGAACAAGTCTCGCATGACTTGTAAAGTGATGATCGGTGATTTCCTAGTCACGGCAACGTGGTTCAATCGGCACTTCCTCCAGGAGCAGATCATTGCAGGTCGAGAGATTGTGCTTACGGGCAAGTGGGAGCAGAAACGGATGCAAATCACGGTCGCGGATTCGGAGTTCCCGGATCGCGGCGCCGGACGTAAGGGCACACTGCAGCCCGTCTATACGGTCGGCGGGAAGATCACGCAGACCTGGATGCGCAAGACGATGGTACAAGCTCTAACCCAGTTTGGGGCAATGATCGAAGAGGTGCTGCCTTATGATTTGGTTGAACGGTATCATTTCATGCCGCGTAAGCAAGCGATCGCGCTCATTCATCATCCGCAGAATACCGAAGAAGGGCAGCAGGCCCGCAAACGGATGGTCTATGAGGAACTATTCATGTTCCAATTAAAGCTGCAGGCATTCCGAACCTTGACGCGAGAGCGGATGGACGGGATTGCGCACCAAGTCGAAAATCGGACGGTTCGCGAATTCGTGCGCAGCTTGCCTTTCGAGCTAACCGATGCGCAAAAGCAGGTCGTTACCGAGATATTAAGCGATTTGCGCTCACCCAGCTGCATGAATAGGCTGTTGCAAGGAGATGTAGGGTCAGGGAAGACGGTCGTTGCTGCCATTGCCTTGTTCGCTACGGTGCGGGCAGGGTATCAGGGCGCGCTCATGGTGCCGACGGAGATTCTCGCTGAGCAGCATATGCGGTCGTTGCAGAAGCTGTTCGAGCCGCACGGCATTCAAGTCGGTTTGCTCACGGGCAGCGTGACGGGGCGCAAGCGGAAGGATTTGCTCGCATCGCTGCAGATGGGCATGATCGATATTGTAGTCGGCACGCATGCGCTGATTCAGGAGGATGTATTTTTCCGTCAGCTGGGTCTGGTTGTTACCGATGAGCAGCATCGATTCGGGGTCAATCAACGGAGTGTACTGAGACGTAAAGGCATGAATCCGGATGTGCTGACGATGACGGCGACACCGATTCCGCGAACGCTCGCCATCTCTGCTTTTGGCGATATGGATGTCTCGACGATCTCGGAGCGTCCGAAAGGGCGCAAGCCGATTCAGACCTTCTGGGTGAAGCACAGCATGCTAGAGCGTGTACTGGGCTTCATACGCAAAGAAGTGGATCAAGGCCGCCAAGCCTATATGATCTGTCCGTTGATCGAAGAGTCGGAGAAGATTGATGTGCAGAATGCCATCGATTTGCATGTTCAGATTCAGCAAGCGCTCCCTCACTACCTGGTAGGTCTTCTTCATGGTCGGATGAGCGCGCAGGAGAAGGAAGAGGTCATGCAGCGATTCAGTCGCAATGAAGTGCAGGTGCTGATCTCGACAACGGTCATTGAGGTTGGGGTCGATGTGCCGAACTCCACATTAATGATCGTGATGGATGCGGATCGGTTCGGCCTATCGCAGCTTCATCAGCTGCGTGGACGCGTCGGTCGAGGTGAACATCAATCCTACTGCATTCTGATCGCGGATCCGAAGTCGGAGGTCGGCCAGCAGCGTATGCAGGTCATGACGGAGACGGATGACGGGTTCGAGGTGTCGCGGCGCGATCTGGAGCTGCGGGGTCCGGGGGATTTCTTCGGGACGAAGCAGAGCGGCTTGCCGGAGTTCCGCCTCGCGGATATGGTGGCAGACTTCGCCGTGCTGGAGCAAGCGCGCGATGATGCAGCGAAACTCGTTAATGATGCGGATTTCTGGACGTCAGCGGCTTATATCGGGCTTCGCAAGTTCCTGCAGCGCGAACAAATTTTCCAAGGAGATTTGTTAGATTAG
- the rpmB gene encoding 50S ribosomal protein L28, whose translation MSRKCFVTGKSPKTGNHVSHANNKNKRTWGVNVQKVRILVDGKPKRVYVSTRALKSGKVARV comes from the coding sequence ATGTCTCGCAAATGTTTCGTAACTGGCAAATCGCCAAAAACAGGAAACCACGTTTCCCACGCAAACAACAAAAACAAACGCACTTGGGGCGTTAACGTTCAAAAAGTTCGTATTTTGGTAGATGGCAAGCCAAAACGTGTTTATGTTAGCACACGCGCATTGAAATCCGGTAAAGTAGCTCGCGTATAA
- a CDS encoding NADPH:quinone oxidoreductase family protein, which translates to MTRFQAFVIDQQDEEVITQVKTLTMEDLPAGDVTIRAAYSSVNYKDGLATLPGGGIVNQYPFIPGIDVAGTVVESKDERFEEGDFVLVTGYGLGVSHFGGYSEYVRVPGDWVVHLPEGITLKESMALGTAGFTAALSVHKLEQQGLRPDQGEVLVTGASGGVGSLAVAMLSKLGYHVVASTGKSEEHDFLRKLGVKEILSREDVSPEQIRPLNKARWAAVVDPVGGNTLAHALSTTKYGGAVAVSGMTGGAGFPGNVYPFILRGVQLIGIDSVYCPMEERLAIWRRLGSDLKPDLLLEEIGRVTTLAHLSHELQMILQGKQRGRLIVAL; encoded by the coding sequence GTGACAAGATTTCAAGCTTTTGTGATCGATCAACAAGATGAGGAAGTCATTACGCAAGTCAAGACGTTAACGATGGAAGATCTACCTGCTGGGGATGTCACCATTCGTGCTGCATATTCCAGTGTGAACTATAAAGACGGTCTGGCAACGCTGCCGGGCGGCGGCATTGTGAATCAATATCCCTTTATTCCGGGGATTGATGTTGCAGGGACGGTTGTCGAATCGAAGGACGAGCGGTTTGAAGAAGGCGATTTCGTATTGGTGACAGGATACGGGCTGGGTGTGTCCCATTTTGGTGGGTACAGTGAATATGTCCGAGTGCCCGGGGATTGGGTTGTGCATCTTCCTGAAGGCATTACCCTGAAGGAGTCGATGGCGCTCGGTACAGCTGGGTTTACTGCTGCATTATCTGTACATAAGTTAGAGCAACAGGGTCTGAGGCCGGATCAGGGCGAGGTATTAGTGACAGGTGCTTCTGGCGGCGTAGGCAGCCTTGCCGTGGCGATGTTATCGAAGCTCGGTTATCATGTGGTAGCTAGTACGGGCAAGTCGGAGGAGCATGACTTCCTGCGAAAATTAGGAGTGAAGGAGATCCTCTCACGAGAAGATGTATCGCCTGAGCAGATTAGACCGCTTAACAAAGCGCGCTGGGCGGCTGTTGTCGATCCTGTCGGTGGGAACACTCTTGCGCATGCGCTCAGTACGACCAAGTACGGCGGGGCTGTTGCGGTGAGCGGGATGACCGGGGGGGCAGGATTCCCAGGCAATGTATATCCGTTTATTTTGCGCGGAGTACAGCTCATTGGGATCGATTCTGTCTATTGTCCGATGGAGGAACGACTGGCGATCTGGAGACGGTTAGGATCGGATCTGAAGCCGGATTTGCTGCTCGAGGAGATCGGACGTGTTACGACGCTTGCGCATTTGTCGCATGAGCTGCAGATGATTCTGCAAGGAAAGCAGCGTGGACGGCTTATCGTAGCTTTATAA
- the rpe gene encoding ribulose-phosphate 3-epimerase: MKLKIAPSILSADFAKLGDEIKDVERGGADWIHVDVMDGHFVPNITIGPLIVDAIRPHTTLPLDVHLMIEKPEQYIPVFAKAGADWITVHAEACTHLHRVIHMIKELGVKAGVALNPATPLSAVEEILEDLDMVLIMTVNPGFGGQSFIESTLSKIARLRKMLDDRGLQHVHIEVDGGINEETVARVVQAGADVFVAGSAVFGHPDRKAAMDRIRDCMTT, translated from the coding sequence ATGAAACTTAAAATTGCTCCGTCCATTTTGTCTGCTGATTTTGCCAAACTGGGGGATGAAATTAAAGATGTTGAACGCGGAGGGGCTGACTGGATCCATGTCGATGTCATGGATGGCCATTTCGTGCCGAATATTACGATTGGTCCGTTGATTGTGGATGCCATTCGACCGCATACCACATTACCTCTTGATGTTCATCTCATGATCGAGAAGCCTGAACAGTATATTCCTGTATTCGCTAAGGCGGGGGCAGATTGGATTACCGTTCATGCTGAGGCATGTACGCATCTTCACCGTGTTATCCATATGATCAAAGAACTAGGGGTCAAGGCAGGGGTTGCTCTCAATCCAGCAACACCGTTGTCAGCGGTTGAGGAAATACTCGAAGATCTAGATATGGTCTTAATTATGACGGTGAATCCGGGTTTTGGCGGCCAGAGCTTCATCGAGAGCACGTTATCCAAAATTGCTAGACTGCGCAAAATGTTAGACGATCGCGGATTGCAGCATGTACATATCGAGGTCGATGGCGGTATTAACGAAGAGACCGTCGCGCGTGTGGTTCAAGCCGGAGCGGATGTGTTCGTTGCGGGCAGCGCGGTATTCGGACACCCAGATCGTAAAGCGGCAATGGACCGTATTCGTGATTGCATGACAACGTAG
- a CDS encoding DAK2 domain-containing protein — translation MRKFSLDGADFTSMVLRGANQLHQYSDHVNSLNVFPVPDGDTGTNMNLTMAAGVNALREKSSPSLGKSAEVLSKGLLMGARGNSGVILSQLFRGFSKSVASLDSIDSNQFAAALQSGVDTAYKAVVKPVEGTILTVAKEAAKHAVQMARRMTDIAELMREVLLKANEALANTPNQLPVLKQVGVVDSGGQGLVYIYEGFLQAIEAGEAAHAEVLAHPATATSTVDPMKNMASAQSQLSTEDIEFLYDMEFFIQLNLGKPQKAFDEHQFRKALAKNGDSIIVIADQEIVKVHVHSKTPGDVLTEALQYGELVKINILNMREQHRDLLADGGDVTPMPELYPAIDHEEVGTVETAVEPPADELAAYGMISVSMGQGISDIFTSLGVDVVLSGGQTMNPSTEDFVKAIESISAQHILILPNNSNIILAAQQAKELVTDREVTVLPSKTIPQGLAAAFAFQEDEPVEVNVEAMGQAISHVQSGQVTYSIRDTSLDGLEIKAGHYIGIHNSKIVATTDSIVETCQDLLRQMIGSGDEIVTILVGDDAEEETTGQLTSWMAEQFPDAEVEIHPGGQPIYHYLFSVE, via the coding sequence TTGAGGAAGTTTTCATTGGATGGGGCAGATTTTACAAGCATGGTCTTGCGGGGTGCGAATCAATTGCATCAGTATTCCGATCATGTCAATTCATTAAATGTGTTTCCTGTCCCGGACGGAGATACAGGAACGAATATGAATTTAACGATGGCAGCGGGCGTGAATGCATTACGGGAGAAGAGCTCGCCGTCGTTAGGGAAGAGCGCTGAAGTGTTGTCCAAAGGACTTCTGATGGGCGCACGCGGAAATTCGGGGGTTATTCTCTCGCAATTATTCCGTGGATTCAGCAAGTCGGTCGCTTCGCTCGATTCCATCGATTCGAATCAATTTGCTGCCGCTCTGCAAAGCGGTGTGGATACAGCTTACAAGGCCGTCGTCAAACCTGTAGAAGGGACGATCTTGACGGTTGCCAAGGAGGCTGCCAAGCATGCGGTTCAAATGGCTCGCCGTATGACAGATATCGCGGAACTCATGCGTGAAGTGCTCCTGAAGGCAAACGAAGCTTTGGCGAACACGCCAAACCAACTGCCGGTACTGAAGCAAGTTGGCGTCGTGGATTCAGGAGGACAAGGACTTGTCTATATTTATGAAGGGTTCTTGCAAGCGATTGAAGCTGGCGAAGCAGCACATGCGGAAGTGCTGGCGCACCCTGCAACAGCAACATCAACTGTAGATCCGATGAAGAATATGGCGTCTGCGCAATCGCAATTATCGACAGAAGATATCGAATTTTTATATGATATGGAATTTTTCATTCAGTTAAATTTAGGAAAACCGCAAAAAGCATTCGACGAGCACCAATTCAGGAAAGCGCTTGCGAAGAACGGAGACTCGATCATCGTGATCGCGGATCAAGAGATTGTGAAGGTTCACGTACACTCCAAGACGCCGGGTGACGTCCTGACGGAAGCGCTGCAATACGGCGAACTGGTTAAGATCAACATTCTGAATATGCGTGAGCAGCACCGTGATCTATTAGCGGATGGTGGCGATGTGACACCGATGCCGGAGCTGTATCCTGCAATTGATCATGAAGAGGTAGGAACTGTTGAGACGGCTGTTGAGCCTCCGGCAGATGAGCTCGCAGCGTATGGCATGATCTCTGTCTCGATGGGACAAGGAATTTCTGACATCTTTACAAGTCTTGGCGTGGATGTCGTACTCTCAGGCGGTCAGACGATGAACCCAAGCACAGAGGATTTCGTGAAGGCGATTGAGTCCATTTCTGCGCAGCATATTTTGATTCTACCGAATAACTCGAACATTATTTTAGCGGCACAGCAAGCGAAGGAGCTTGTAACGGATCGCGAGGTGACGGTATTGCCTTCGAAGACGATTCCTCAAGGTCTTGCGGCAGCGTTTGCTTTCCAAGAAGACGAACCGGTTGAAGTGAATGTTGAAGCCATGGGACAAGCGATTTCACATGTTCAATCCGGTCAAGTTACGTATTCCATTCGGGATACGAGCCTAGACGGTCTTGAGATTAAGGCTGGCCACTATATCGGAATCCATAATTCCAAAATCGTCGCAACAACCGATTCCATTGTAGAGACATGTCAGGATTTGCTGCGTCAGATGATCGGCAGCGGCGATGAGATCGTCACGATCTTGGTCGGAGACGATGCAGAAGAGGAGACAACGGGGCAATTAACGTCATGGATGGCAGAGCAATTCCCAGATGCGGAAGTGGAGATTCATCCAGGCGGACAGCCAATCTATCATTATCTGTTCTCCGTAGAGTAG
- a CDS encoding stage VI sporulation protein F has translation MSYVKYGISPDFVERVKTKTKNPQVKDKLKKMLDGVNKHDLQDRTKVRRLVKSAAVILNEKISGTQEDQIVAFVLAQKIDPNNTFHLIKLWGMFR, from the coding sequence GTGAGCTATGTCAAGTATGGGATTAGCCCGGATTTCGTAGAGCGGGTCAAGACCAAGACGAAAAATCCGCAAGTGAAGGACAAATTGAAGAAAATGCTGGACGGCGTGAACAAACATGATCTTCAGGATCGGACGAAGGTTCGTCGACTCGTCAAATCAGCTGCGGTCATCCTGAATGAGAAAATATCAGGGACGCAGGAAGACCAGATTGTTGCATTCGTTCTGGCACAGAAAATTGATCCGAATAATACGTTTCATCTCATTAAGCTGTGGGGGATGTTCCGTTAG
- the spoVM gene encoding stage V sporulation protein SpoVM translates to MKFYTFKLPKFLGGFVKAILNTFHKN, encoded by the coding sequence ATGAAATTTTATACATTCAAGTTACCGAAGTTTTTAGGAGGCTTTGTAAAGGCGATTCTGAATACGTTCCATAAGAACTAG
- a CDS encoding DegV family protein, with the protein MGQVRIVTDSTGDIPRELREQYHIRMVPLKVHFGDEMYMDAVTIEPAQFYDKLTRAEKLPTTSQPSPLDFTEVYKQLLIEPETDIISIHLSAALSGTYQSAVLAKSMVEEEDTANVGRVTVVNSRSASYGFGQMVVQAARLAEQGKSKDEILAMIAKFQQERKLYFLLDTLDFLQKGGRIGKASAVLGTLLNIKPILSIDEEGEVHAVDKVRGQKKAMARVVDMFKKDFEGRQIHIAAGYATERGTLEELIGLMREQFDVASVEYTTIGSVIGTHTGPGVIALFVTPVNEG; encoded by the coding sequence ATGGGTCAAGTGCGTATTGTGACAGATAGTACCGGGGATATTCCCCGTGAGTTAAGAGAACAGTATCATATTCGAATGGTTCCGCTGAAAGTGCATTTTGGTGATGAGATGTACATGGATGCCGTGACGATTGAACCAGCACAATTCTATGATAAGCTTACGAGAGCGGAGAAGCTCCCGACGACGTCGCAGCCTTCTCCACTCGATTTTACCGAGGTCTATAAGCAATTGTTAATTGAACCGGAAACCGATATTATATCTATTCATTTATCTGCGGCGTTAAGCGGTACGTATCAATCAGCAGTCCTCGCGAAATCGATGGTGGAGGAAGAGGACACTGCTAATGTCGGACGTGTAACCGTTGTGAATTCCAGATCCGCCTCCTATGGGTTCGGACAGATGGTTGTCCAGGCGGCAAGACTGGCCGAACAAGGGAAGTCGAAGGATGAGATTCTAGCCATGATCGCGAAATTTCAGCAGGAGCGTAAACTATATTTCCTTCTCGATACGCTCGATTTCCTGCAGAAGGGCGGTCGGATTGGGAAAGCCTCTGCTGTACTTGGAACACTATTGAACATTAAACCGATTCTGTCGATTGATGAAGAAGGTGAAGTGCACGCTGTCGATAAGGTTCGCGGTCAGAAGAAAGCGATGGCGCGTGTCGTTGACATGTTCAAGAAGGATTTTGAAGGCAGACAAATACATATTGCTGCGGGGTATGCGACAGAGCGCGGCACGTTAGAAGAATTGATTGGTCTTATGCGTGAGCAATTCGATGTAGCTTCTGTGGAATATACAACGATTGGCTCGGTCATCGGAACCCATACGGGTCCAGGTGTGATCGCACTCTTCGTGACCCCGGTGAATGAGGGTTAG
- a CDS encoding Asp23/Gls24 family envelope stress response protein, which produces MTIQLSMESGKVYISDDVVAIIAGSAALDCYGLIGMASRKQLKDGIAELLGRENLARGVEIRKVNDQVQIDLYIIVSYGTKISEVAHNIQVKVKYVLNEIVGIHVDVVNVFVQGVRVIS; this is translated from the coding sequence ATGACTATTCAACTCAGCATGGAAAGTGGAAAAGTGTACATATCTGATGATGTCGTAGCGATCATTGCAGGTTCTGCTGCTCTGGATTGTTATGGGCTGATAGGAATGGCTTCGCGCAAACAATTGAAGGATGGTATAGCTGAACTGCTCGGCCGCGAGAATTTGGCTCGTGGTGTTGAGATTCGTAAGGTGAATGACCAGGTTCAAATAGATTTATACATTATTGTCAGCTATGGCACGAAAATATCCGAAGTCGCTCATAATATTCAAGTTAAAGTGAAATATGTGCTGAATGAAATTGTCGGAATTCATGTCGATGTGGTGAATGTGTTTGTGCAAGGCGTACGTGTAATAAGTTAG
- the rsgA gene encoding ribosome small subunit-dependent GTPase A produces the protein MPQGLIVKALSGYYYVEASGELIQCRARGIFKKRGVSPLVGDYVEFTVTENGEGMVDEISPRSSELIRPPISNVEQAILVFSVQEPELNLQLLDKFLVHIEHAGLDVVICFTKEDLLAESVAEKEASVRAVSMEQELTRIEDAEALYQQIGYTVIRTSSVTGLGKDELMAQLTGKISVFAGQSGVGKSSMLNALLPGLALETNQISMRLGRGKHTTRHVELIPLPDGGFVADTPGFSQLDFLELGVEALGDCFREFREYAAGCKFRGCTHMHEPGCKVLAAKEAGEISASRYTHYELFYNEMKEKKRRY, from the coding sequence GGGCGCGCGGAATTTTCAAGAAAAGAGGCGTGTCGCCGCTCGTGGGTGACTACGTTGAATTTACGGTTACCGAGAACGGGGAGGGGATGGTCGATGAGATCTCCCCTCGCTCTTCGGAGCTTATCCGTCCGCCGATCTCGAATGTGGAGCAAGCCATTCTTGTCTTCTCCGTTCAAGAACCAGAGCTCAATCTACAGCTGCTCGATAAATTCCTCGTTCATATTGAACATGCAGGACTCGATGTCGTAATCTGCTTCACCAAGGAAGATTTATTAGCAGAGTCGGTAGCGGAGAAGGAGGCATCGGTTCGTGCCGTATCTATGGAACAAGAGCTAACACGGATCGAGGATGCAGAAGCGTTGTACCAACAGATCGGCTACACCGTCATCCGTACAAGCTCTGTAACGGGTCTGGGCAAGGACGAGCTGATGGCGCAGCTGACAGGTAAAATCAGCGTCTTCGCTGGTCAATCGGGGGTTGGCAAGTCTTCGATGCTGAATGCGCTCTTGCCAGGGCTTGCGCTTGAGACGAATCAGATCAGCATGCGGCTGGGCCGCGGGAAACATACGACAAGACATGTGGAGTTGATCCCATTGCCAGATGGTGGATTTGTCGCGGATACGCCGGGATTCAGCCAGCTTGATTTCCTGGAACTGGGAGTTGAGGCTCTAGGCGATTGCTTCCGTGAGTTCCGGGAATATGCGGCAGGATGTAAGTTCCGAGGCTGTACACACATGCATGAGCCGGGCTGCAAAGTACTCGCTGCCAAAGAAGCAGGGGAGATTTCAGCGAGTCGGTATACGCATTACGAGCTGTTCTATAATGAAATGAAAGAAAAGAAGCGGAGGTACTAG